The DNA sequence TTCGTTTAACCTTGTGATATATACGGTCTCACCCTTGACTTCGTCCTGAAAGAAATAACTGAGACCCACATTGAGAGCCTTCGCCAGCCTCAGTAACGTCGCAATAGGGGGAATAACTCGATTGTTCTCTATCTGAGAAAGAAGCGCCTTGGATAACCCGGTCTTTGCAGACAGATCCTGTAAAGTGTAGTGTTGCTTCTCTCTGAGCTCTCTAACCTTGTTCCCAATCTGAAGAGCCCTGACCGCCAAGGTTAAATCCTCTCTGTCCATCTAACGCCCCCTCTTCTAAAAAGTAGCAATGAAACCTCAACCCTCTACCTAACCCCACCGTACGATCCCGCGGCCCCACAGGGGAAAACGAAATCTTCCAATATTTTTCGTTGAATGCTAGCATGTTTTGCCGTGATTAGTCAAAATGAAATTTGTTCACCTTTGCAAAACTCCATGGGGGTTGTAGGGTGGAGTATCCCAGGATAAGGTACGGCGTCGAAGCCATACCGACGGTTTATCAGGGTCGAAAGGTTATTCTGCTGAGGGATAGGCTCGGGTATTCGGAAGATCAACTGATTGTGGATCCACGAATGATAACGATCCTGGGCCTTATGGACGGCACCAATTCAATCCGGGACATACAGGCCTTTTATATGAGGCAGACGGGAGAACTGCTTTTCAGCGATCAGATTAAAGAGCTCGTCGCACGCCTGGATGAGTGTCTCTTTCTTGACAACGAAAGATTTGCCGGGACAGTGGCCCGTCATGTTGAATCTTTCTTAAAAGATCCGATTAGGCACCCCGCTCATAGCGGGGCCAGTTATCCGGAGGATCCCCGGGAGCTGGAGAAATTCCTCAGAAATCTACTGGAGTCGGCGGGCCAAATTCCTGAAGCATCTTCAGATTTAAAGGCCGATCGGGAAAAGATTGTGGGATTGGTAGTGCCACATATTGATCTGTCTCTGGGGGGTAAGTGCTATGGGATGGCCTACGCTAAGGCCGAAAAGTCGGCACACCCCAGAGTATGGCTTATCATAGGGACCTGCCATGAACCTCTTGACGATTTCTTCGCACTTACCACAAAAGATTTTGAAACTCCGATGGGAATTGTTCCGGTGGAGAAAAAAATCTGCGAAGAGATCAAAAGCAGAATAAGGCTCTTCGATATAACCGGGGGTGAATATCATCATGCCAGAGAGCACACCATAGAGTTTCAGGTTCTCTTTATCGGGCTTCTTTTTCCCGAAGCCAGGATTGTTCCACTTCTGTGTTCCTTTACCCGAGAGGACTACGAAATGCGAGGAGAAGTGATAGACGAAGTTGTTGCCGTGCTCACGGATTTAATCATAAACGAAGATGTGGGTGTGATCGCCAGTGTTGATCTGGCCCACGTAGGCCCAAGGTACGGTGATACCTTCGTGCCGGATTTGGTAACGGTAAGAGAGCATATTGCAAAGGACAGACATCTCTGTGGGCTTCTTGCCGGGCGGGACAGGGAAGGCTTCGAGCGGGCTCTGTGGCAACAGCATGAGGTGAGGAGAATCTGTGGGGCATCACCCCTTTTCGTTTTTAACAGGATACTACCGGAGAATGTTGCCGGCAGTGTCCTGGACGTAAGTTACGGATTCGTCGATCAGAACCGATCCTTCGTAACCTTTGCCGCAATGACCTTTCACTCATAGGTGTTGGATTGCGGATGCGGGTCGTCCTCGTAAGGCGATATTGTGGGTTTGGCTATGGAGGAGCAGAGCGATATTTCGCAACTGTTGCCGGACGGCTGATCCGCAGGGGAATGGACGTCGTCTTCGTCGGAGAGCGCTGTGACCCTCTTCCGGGCTTAAAGCATCTTCGCATCAGAATGCCCTTCAGGGGCTCGATAGCGCGAAACCTTGCCTTTTTTTACATGGTTCCTCTGAAGATCAGAGCAGAAAAGCTCAACGACGCCATCATCTACACAGGGGCTCGTATAAAAGAATTCCATGTTTTCTGTACCAATGACCCACTCCACAAACCGTGGCTATACTTCAGATATGGTAACCCTGAGGCGGCTCTCCTGAGTCTTCTTCCGCGTCATCAGACGATACTGTATCTGGAAAAGCGCATGTTCACGGCAAAAAATGCGCATTTTGCACTCCCATCGGCCCTGCTGAAAAGGCAGCTGGAGACTTTCTACGGTTTTTCGATAATGCCCGATAAGGTTCACGTAATACATCCAGGTGTTGATTTTTACGAATTCCATCCGCCCGAGAATGACCGCAGAGCCGATCAGGCAGTGAGGAATATTCTTTTCGTGGGTAACAATTCCTACAACAAAGGCGTGAACAGGCTTCTCAGCGCACTGGACCTTATTTCATCGAGACCTTTTACCTGTACACTGGTGGGGATTAAACCGGGGGATTTGAAAATTCCCTTTCGCCTCAGAGATCGCGTAAAAATTGCGGGATATGTAAGGAAACCCGGTGATCTGTACCGTCGCGCTCATGTAGTGGTGATTCCAAGCCTGTACGAAACGTTCAGCAATGTTTGCCTCGAATCCATGGCCTCGGGGACTCCTGTGATAATATCTTCTCAAGCCGGCGCCTGTGAGATAGTGGAGCATGGGTATGAGGGGCTACATCTTTACGAACCCTCGAATGAGGCAGAACTTGCCGTAAGGATTCTGGAAATACTCGAAATGGATTCAAAAACCTGGAAGACCATGAGTCTTGCGGCTGCCGAAAAGGCAAAAAAATTTTCCCTGGATGCTCACGTAAGAAAGTTGATTGCTCTCTTTGAGGAGATCTTCGTAAGGTGAAATTAACGACTTTGAGACCCAACGAACGGATAGTCCTCATCTGCCTTACGACAGCGTCGGTTCTTTTGAAAATTTTTTTGACCTGCAAAGCTCCTGTAATTAATCCCGACGGTGCTCTTTATCTCATAAGTGCGAAATTTATCTCCGAAGGAGACTTTAAACGGGCTCTTGAATTCTTCCCATACCCTCTTTTCCCATACCTGATAAGCCTTGTTCACTCCATAGCTGGGAACTGGTTGCTTGCAGGGAGAATTTTATCTCTTTTGCCCTCAGCCCTGTGCGTCATTCCGCTCTACGGTATCATAAAAAGGGTCGTCGGATCCGGCGCTGCCCTCTACGGTTCTGCGGCCTTTATCCTTGCGCCCATCTTTAATGAGACCTCAACCTGGATCATAAGGGATCACCTGGCCTTGCTGTTGGGCTTAACGGGCATTTTCTGGACGCTGGCGAGCATCGATTCGGGGAAAACGGGGCACTACCTGACGGCTCTTATCTGTTTCCTGTTCGCAGCGGCACTAAGAATTGAATACGCCGTGCTCATTGTTGCGTGGATTTTTGCGGGAGTAACGGCAACACTTCACAGGAGAAGGTTTTTGGTTTGCCTGGCTCTGGGAATTGCCGTTTTGCAGGGGCTTGTGTTACTGGGCTACCTGAGTGGGTGGGAGCAATATTTAAGGTTACAGGAACTCCGGAATGGGTTAAGAGCTTTTCTGGGAGGCGAGTTTCTGGAAAACTACCGCAGTGTCTATAGAATGCTGACCGTTCTCGGTCAGGAGCTTCCCAATTCAATCTGGCATCCCAATTTTTCCGACATAGCCAGGCATTACATTCCCGTTATCTATTTTCTTGGCTATCTCGAAACCTGCGTTAAAGTAGTACACTTACCCTTTTTTCTTGCGATTTTCGCAGGGCTGAAGGACCTCGGAAAATGTAAGCATAAATTTTTTTTACTCATGTTTCTGGCCCTTTGCTTTCTTCCTGGCTACGGGAACCTTCTTTTCCGTAACTTTCTGTCTTACAGGTATGTTTTTCCTCTGGCCGCGCTTCTGTTCGTCTTCACGGGTTTGGGTTTTTACAGCATTCAGAGGAGGGTCACCGGGCAACTAGACAATCTTTCTCTGAAAAAAAGGCTCACCATCTCCGTAGTCGCCGTAATCTTCCTTTTAGTAGTGGTTGAAGCTGTCTTGCATGCAGAAAGAAGGATCGAGAAAACCAGCTCACTCACAATTGACGTGTCCGGGTGGTTGAACTCTCAGGCTATGAACCAGACCTGCCTTGTCGCGTCGGACGACCCCAGGATCGGCTGGTACTGGAGCCGTGGAGATCGCTTTGTGTTGGTTGGTCATGGTTCAGTTCTCAGAGATCCCGCTATATGTTATTTCGTTACTGACAGGACAGTTGACCAGGACATTTTGAACAAATGTGGACTGCGTCAATTGATAACTTTTGGCAGTGGCATTAAAAAGATTATTGTCTATGGAAAACGGCATGATAACCAGGCCTTTTAGGGAGATGTGAAAGGCGGGAAATGTCTCGTCCTGACAGAAGCAGAAGAAGCAGGAAACCAGAGCGTTATGTATGTTGTGCCTGTGGAAGAGAGTTTCCTTTTTGCTGGTGGTGTCCCTGCGGTTTCATGATTTGTTCTGAATGCATGGAAGAAAACCTTTGGGGTATGACCTGCAATGGGATTACCTGGACCTGCCCGGACTGCGGCAGGATTAACGGTTTCGGCAATCAGTAAAATTCCTCGGGAGGACTGTGTATGAAGAAGAGGCAGGTTTCCAGAAGGGTCGTCATAATAGGGGCGGTAGCCGTCGGGCCAAAGGTAGCGTGTCGGGTGAAGCGTCTGGACCCGAATGCCCATGTTCTTATGATCGATCAGGATGAGTTTATATCTTATGGAGGGTGCGGCATCCCCTTTTTCGTTTCGGGGGATGTGAGCGATGTTAAGGAGCTGATGAGCACGAGTTTTCACATGCTCAGAGATCCAAAGTTCTTCCGCAATGTGAAGGGTGTTGAGGTGCGGACGAGAACTCGGGCTACGGAAATCCTGAGGGAAACGAAAGAGGTCGTGGTGGAAGATCTTAACACCGGAAAAGTGGAAAAGATTCCCTATGATTATCTCGTGCTGGCAACGGGAGCAACTCCAAGGAGGCTTCCAATTCCCGGATCGGATCATCCCGATGTCTTCACGGTATCCAACCTTCACGACGCCGTGGCTATAAGAGAAAAGCTTTCACGGGGGGAAGTCGGCACTGCCGTGGTCATAGGTGGCGGTCCTATTGGTTGTGAAATGGCTGAAGCGCTGGCCGATATGTGGGGCGTAGAGGTATCGGTTGTTGAGATACTCCCTACCCTGCTGCCTGCTTTTCTGGAGCCGCCTCTCGCCAGAATTGTGCAGAAGCACATGGAGGAAAAGGGGGTATCGGTTTACACGGGAGAAACGGTTGAGGAAATAAGGGAAGAAAACGGAACCTTCAGGGTTAAAACCGGCAGAAGAACGCTTTCTGCTGATATAGTCATTCAGGCGGTCGGGGTAAATCCCAGAGGAGAACTTGCCGTTAAGGCGGGTCTTATGACCACTCCAAAAGGTGCAATTGCCGTAAACGAAAGGCTCCAGACATCCGATCCCTTTATTTATGCCGGCGGCGACTGCATCGAGGTACCTCACCTGGTAACCGGCAGGTATGTTCACATTCCCATGGGCTCTCTCGCAAACCGCCAGGGCCGGGTAATCGGAACGAACATCGCCGGCGGGTACGCAACTTTTGAAGGGGTTGTGGGGAGTTTTTGCCTTAAGGTCTTCGATCTCGGCCTTGCAACAACCGGGATAACCTACGAACAGGCCCTTAAAGAAGGATTTGATCCCGTTAGAGCCTATGTGGTTCAGTCGGACCGCGCCCACTTTTATCCGACTCAGGGATTAATGTACATGGCATTAATAGCCGACCGAAAGACCCGCCGTATCCTGGGAGCTCAGGGAATCGGCAAAAACGGCGATGCCGTGGTGGGAAGAATCAACTCGATTGCCGCTCTGCTACAGCTTGGTGGAACATTGAACCACCTGTCAAACCTTGAGATAGCCTACGCACCTCCCTTTGCTTCGGCAATGGATATAGTAAACGCCGCCGCGAATACCGCGGAAAACATAATCGAAGGACTTAACGACACCATAGACCCCGATGAGTTTATCGAGGTTTTTCTGGGCGAGGATTCCGGCGATAGGGTTCGGGTGCTGGACGTGAGGTCGCCTGTCAACGCCCGACCCTTCGTTGAAAGGTTCGGAGAAAGATGGATCAACATACCGCAGGAAGAGCTTCTTGACAGGCTGGCTGAAGTTCCCGAAGTTGAAAACCTTATGGTCTTTTGCAACTCCGGCCTGAGGTCCTACGAAGCTCTGAGACAGATTTCCCATCACCTCGGTAGAAAAGCAAGAAATGTTCAGGGCGGTGCGGCCCTGATAAAGATGGCAGGATTACTTCCCGAAAACGGAGACGATTAGCCTATGCATCGGGTGGCCCTATTCTGGGATCAGTCTTTTCTCTGGGGTATGTTTCTGTACGATGCGCTCTGTGAGATGGATATCCCCTTTTGCGTGGTTAGAACGGCCCAGGTGCACGGCGGGATATTGTCTCACTTCCCCGTGCTTCTCATGCCGGGTGGCTGGGCGTCTCAAAAGGTGGCACTTCTGGGCCGTCCGGGAAGGGAACGAATAATAGAATTTGTGGGGAATGGCGGCGTTTACATAGGTTTTTGCGGCGGTGTGGGGCTTGTGCTGTCCGGCAAAAGGACTCTCAATATAGTACCCGTCAAACGACTGCCCATGGAGCGCCGCATTCCCAGTGCCAGCGGGCCTGTGGTGATAAAAAAAAATGCAGATCACCCCGTGTGGGATGGTCTTCCAGAAAGGGTAATCGTGTCAATATGGTGGCCCTCTCAGGTTGAGCCCGACAATGTTACCGGCCTTACCAGTATCGCCCTGTACGAAAAAACCTCTCCTGGATTCTGGGTATCGGACATACCCTACGACGATGTCAGGACACTTAACATCAGGTCTCTTGAAGACTCCTACGGAATTAACTTAAATCCGGAAAAGTACCTGTACGGTAAACCGGCCATAATGGAGTATGAACTGGGGGAAGGGTCTTTTTTTCTATCCTATCCACACCTGGAGACTCCGGGGGATGTCGAAGGAAGACGGCTCCTCCGTCGGATAATCGACCATGCTTACAGAAAATGGCAGGAAAAAAGCAAAATATCTGCAAAAGCACCACCGGAATTGCCCCACCCACCCTTTCCATCACCCGAAATTGTGAAAAAAGTTCAGGCAATTAGAAGACAACTGGAAGAGCTTATAGACCTCGGAATTCGCAATTTATTGTGGTTCTGGAGAAAACCCTGGCTGCTCGGATGGAAAAGAGGCATCAGAGGGCTGGAGTATTCCATGATGCTCACCCTTGTAACCTTTCTGGAACGCGCCCTGGAGGTTCTGGCACTAACTCGCCGCAGAACTTTGCATAATGAGCCTGTATGGAAGGATCTGATCGATCTTCTGGCTAGTCGGGTCGACGAATTTTCAACAAAAGCCCGGAGGTTGCTGATCTACGAAAGGTTTCTTTCCCAGGAGCGGGTACTTCCCAAACTGGGAAGCGTCGATCCCAGGATTGACGACCTCCGTTCTTACCTGTTCGGCTCGAAGATGAATCACGGTGGGCTGTGCAAGGAAATTTTCGATCTCATCGACGAAGCCCTGTACGGCGCTTTATGTTTGCTACTTCGCTACAAAATAAAGATACGCTTCAGCAGCAGAGTTAACGATTTCACTATCGTCGATGCGTGAACCATCATTGAAGCCCCCAGGCACACCCATGAGAAAATGTATTCCTTCCACTTTCCGTAGCTGAAGAGCGGAATGCGAAGTCGGAATTTGCCGAGCACAGGGATGCCCTTTGGTGTCAGTGCGTCCATGATGACATGGATAAACCCGGGATAGATAAGCACCCATGTGCGGAACCTGAGAAGTCCTTCGCCTTTGAGTGCAAAGAGCAAGGGTGGAACCAGACCGGGCCATGTAAATAATGCGAGAAGAAAAGCCCACAGGGCAAGATCATGGCTCCATCCCCGGTGCCTTAAAACCTTCTTTCTCCCTATCCGCTCTATCTGATCCGGAATGCTCGCCATGAAGAATGCATAGGAAAGCTCCGGCAGAGTCCCGTTTGCGAAGGCAAGAAAGGCTACGGAAACCAATCTATGATTAAGGCTTTGCATAAAACTTTCCGTGGTCTCAAGTTGCCAGTTCCCGATACTTCCTGATAATTTTAGACGATTTAACCGGAGTGACAAAACAACTCAACCGGCATAATCAAAACGGCAGGAACAATGGTCTCACTACCCGAGCGTCCTTTCAACCCTGAGGAGATAAAGATGCTTGAGCTTGCCGTGGAAATATCCGAGGACGTCGTAGGTGATCGCTTTAAAATATCCACGGCTCAGTGGAAGCGCTATCGCTATGATATAAAAAGCCTTAGAGACCTGTCTCCTGAAGAGATTACCGACCTGGCCTACGCCCAGATTCTCAGATACGCACAACCCCCCTCTCTTCGAACCAGGGTTAGAGAATGGGGAGAATATTACAAGATATGCATTCAGGACCACGTGATACTGAGAACGATTCAGTCTGAACCGGAACTGGAACTTTTTCCCTTTCTCATCTACGTGGTAACTCACGAACTGATTCATGTTGTCAGGTTTGCGAGATTTCTTCAGAGCTTTTATGCCTCAGAGCAGGAGAGAATACAGGAGGAATCCCGGGTTCATGAAATTACTCATGAGCTATTGTGCAAGTTGCCCGTAAGAGGTATAGAAAAGGTGCTCCATTTCTTCCACGGATCGATGCAAGTGGAGTTGTTCGAAGATGAGAAGAAACCGGAGATTGCAAGATGGATAGAGCAAAAATTACCGTAGAAGAGGTGAGAAACATCGCCAGGCTTGCCAGGATCTCTCTCGATAAGGACGAAGAAGGTTCAATGGTGAGTGAACTCGGTACAATACTGGACTACGTGGAAAAGCTTAATGAGATCTCAACGGAAGGAGTTGAGCCACTTCATCATCCTCTGGAGCGTTCGAACGTTTATCGTGAAGACGAATACGGTAATCCCCTGAAGCGAGAAGATGCCCTGGCCAATGCGCCGAGGACCGACGGCGTGTTCTTCATAGTATCGCGGGTAATCTGAGTCGAGGAGTCGTACTATGAGTCGAGGTAGTGGCAGTGTTTTAAGGTGGGATATTCACGAGCTCAGACGACACATCCTGAAGGGTGAGGTGACGGCAACGGAGGTCGTTAAGGCCAGTCTCGAGCGGATAAGGGAAATGAACGGTCTTCTCAACGCCTTTATAACCGTCCTGGAAGAATCCTCCATAGAAGAAGCCGAGAAACTGGATAAGAATCCAGAGCTTTTGAAGAAGCTCCCTTTAGGCGGAGTTCCGGTGGCCGTAAAGGATTGCCTGTGTACTCAAAAGGTGCGCACAACCTGTGGAAGTAAAATACTCGAAAACTTTTGCCCGCCCTTCAATGCTACCTGTGTTTCCCGGCTCAGGGAAGCCGGCGCCGTGATCGTCGGAAAGACGAACATGGACGAGTTTGCCATGGGGTCAAGCACGGAGCATTCGGCTTACGGGCCTTCACGCAATCCCTGGGACACCGATCGGGTACCCGGGGGGTCGAGCGGAGGGTCTGCCGTAGCCGTTGCATCAGGTATGGTTCCCGCAGCCCTGGGGACCGATACGGGAGGATCAATCCGTCTTCCGGCCGCCTTTTGCGGGGTTGTGGGTCTGAAGCCCACCTACGGAAGGGTATCCCGCTACGGTTTAATAGAGTTTGCATCTTCCTTCGACCAGGCCGGTCCGATAACGCGCACGGCAAAAGACGCCGCTTTAATGTTGCAAATTATTGCGGGACACGACCCGCTGGACAGCACATCTGTGCCCGAACCCGTTCATTCCTATGTCGATCTTCTGGAACAGTCCCCCTTCCCCTGCCGTGTTGGCATTCCCAGGGAGTATTTTTCATACGAAATTAACGGCGAAATTTCCGGTGCCATTGAAAAGGCCATGGATGTTTTGAAAAAGCTGGGAGCGGAGTTCGTAGATGTTTCTCTACCTCATACCGACTACGGCGTTGCGGCTTATTACATAATCGCCCCGGCAGAAGCGAGCTCCAATCTGGCCAGATACGACGGCGTAAAGTACGGTTTCCGAGCTCAGACGGATTTTCCCGACCTCATGGAGATGTATCTTAAGACAAGGGCTGTTGGCTTCGGAAAGGAAGTAAAACGTCGCATAATGCTCGGGACTTATGTTCTATCGGCCGGGTATTATGAAGCCTACTACGGAAAAGCTTCCCAGGTAAGGCGCCTTATACAGCAGGACTTCTTAAAGGCCTTTGAGCAGTGTGATGTGCTCTTTACGCCCGTAAGCCCCACCCTTCCTTTCCGCATCGGCGAAAAGGTCGATAACCCGCTGGCAATGTACCTTACCGATGTATTCACCCTGCCGGCAAGCCTTGCGGGAATTCCGGGTATTTCGGTCCCCTGCTCTATGAGTTCCGGAGGGCTTCCCATAGCATTCCAGCTGCTGGCGCCCTACTTCAGGGAGGATTTGCTTCTCAGGATGGCCCACGCATACCAGAAAGAAACCGGCGGGTTGCCCCTGCCCCTGGATTAGTAAAAGCAGGGCTCACACCTACGGTCTGGAAGGGTCTTCGACCCTTCCCGAACCCATCTTTTTCATGATCTCCTTCTTTTTTACCGGGTCGGCAGTATGTTCCACGGCTTTCCGGTAATGAAATTTTGCGAGCCTGAAGTCGCCTTCCCTTTTATAATAGTCTCCCAGTGCTTCATGAGCCTCGCCGAGGCGCCCCAGCACCCCCAGCACTGTTCCGAGCCGGTAGTCATAGTCTCTGAAGAAAAGCCTGTCCTCCGGAGAGATTGCCTTCAGGTGTTTCAGAGCTTCGGAATAATCGCCACGCTCCTGGGATACGATCGCCAGGCGATAATGCAGTCCGGGATCGGCACCGTCTGCGAGAACTGCCCTCATCAGGACCTTTTCGGCCTCCGAAGACTTCCCCATCTTGAAATAGGAATCGGCGAGTACTGCCGCCGTATAACTGTTAAGCCCGCACAGATCTCGAGCCCTCGTTGCCTTCTCAACTGCCGCCGAGTAGTCACTCCGGCCGTTAAAGTAAAGTGCCCTGGCGAATTCAATAATACAGTTGTCTATACCTTGCTTCTCCCATCGGTTTATCAGGGACTCCAGGCCGGTTAAATCCCCCGATCGGGCATATACCAGGGCTTTTACGAAATAAAACTCGGTGTCCCCTTTTTCCGGGCTCTGCGTTCCCGGGCCATAATCGGCTGTCATCAAGCTTAATCGGTCTATACGCTCAAACACGCCGGGATGGGTTTTGAGATAATCCGGAACGCCGGGATTCCCTCCCCACGTTCGATCCGCCAGCCTCTTTAAGGCTCTGACGGCATCCTCGGGGCCGTAGCCGGCCTTTATCAGATATCTGGTACCGATCTGGTCCGCTTCCCTTTCGTGGTCACGACTGTAGGCCAATGCCAGGGTCTCAGATCCGGCAGCTCCCCCAATAGCAACGGCCTGAGATAAGCTGGGATCACTTCCCAGGAGAGCACTCACTATACCCGCCGCAAGAGTCGTTACGGCCACGGCCTTCTGGAGTTCCAGCTGGCGGTGGATGTGGCGAGCCTGGGCATGGGCGATCTCATGAGCCAGTATGGATGCAAGCTCTCCTTCGCCGTCGAGAATTTTTATCAACCCCTTGTTTATGAACACATGTCCACCGGGTATCGTGAAGGCATTGGGTACCTCCTGGTTGACCACATAGAATTGATACCTGTAGGAGGGATCATCGATTGCCGAAACGATTCTATCTCCAACACGCCTCACATACATGACCACATCGGGATCGGTAAAAAAGCCATAGCGCTCTTCAACCTTTTGAACTATTTCCCGCCCCAGTTTTTCTTCATCGGCTCTTTCCAGTGCTACTGCGCCGTCAAAAAGAGGCGACAGGATCAGGACGAAAAAGCATAAAAGAGCTATTCTTTTCATGACCGACTTCGTACTCCTTAGAAGAAGTTATCTTTAACATTATACTCCATATTTTTCCGACGAAAATACTAATAAAAATCCCGCCTAATCCACGGTCAGTTTGTAGATTTTCCGAGCCAGCGATT is a window from the Thermodesulforhabdus norvegica genome containing:
- the amrB gene encoding AmmeMemoRadiSam system protein B → MEYPRIRYGVEAIPTVYQGRKVILLRDRLGYSEDQLIVDPRMITILGLMDGTNSIRDIQAFYMRQTGELLFSDQIKELVARLDECLFLDNERFAGTVARHVESFLKDPIRHPAHSGASYPEDPRELEKFLRNLLESAGQIPEASSDLKADREKIVGLVVPHIDLSLGGKCYGMAYAKAEKSAHPRVWLIIGTCHEPLDDFFALTTKDFETPMGIVPVEKKICEEIKSRIRLFDITGGEYHHAREHTIEFQVLFIGLLFPEARIVPLLCSFTREDYEMRGEVIDEVVAVLTDLIINEDVGVIASVDLAHVGPRYGDTFVPDLVTVREHIAKDRHLCGLLAGRDREGFERALWQQHEVRRICGASPLFVFNRILPENVAGSVLDVSYGFVDQNRSFVTFAAMTFHS
- a CDS encoding glycosyltransferase family 4 protein, yielding MRVVLVRRYCGFGYGGAERYFATVAGRLIRRGMDVVFVGERCDPLPGLKHLRIRMPFRGSIARNLAFFYMVPLKIRAEKLNDAIIYTGARIKEFHVFCTNDPLHKPWLYFRYGNPEAALLSLLPRHQTILYLEKRMFTAKNAHFALPSALLKRQLETFYGFSIMPDKVHVIHPGVDFYEFHPPENDRRADQAVRNILFVGNNSYNKGVNRLLSALDLISSRPFTCTLVGIKPGDLKIPFRLRDRVKIAGYVRKPGDLYRRAHVVVIPSLYETFSNVCLESMASGTPVIISSQAGACEIVEHGYEGLHLYEPSNEAELAVRILEILEMDSKTWKTMSLAAAEKAKKFSLDAHVRKLIALFEEIFVR
- a CDS encoding glycosyltransferase family 39 protein, translating into MKLTTLRPNERIVLICLTTASVLLKIFLTCKAPVINPDGALYLISAKFISEGDFKRALEFFPYPLFPYLISLVHSIAGNWLLAGRILSLLPSALCVIPLYGIIKRVVGSGAALYGSAAFILAPIFNETSTWIIRDHLALLLGLTGIFWTLASIDSGKTGHYLTALICFLFAAALRIEYAVLIVAWIFAGVTATLHRRRFLVCLALGIAVLQGLVLLGYLSGWEQYLRLQELRNGLRAFLGGEFLENYRSVYRMLTVLGQELPNSIWHPNFSDIARHYIPVIYFLGYLETCVKVVHLPFFLAIFAGLKDLGKCKHKFFLLMFLALCFLPGYGNLLFRNFLSYRYVFPLAALLFVFTGLGFYSIQRRVTGQLDNLSLKKRLTISVVAVIFLLVVVEAVLHAERRIEKTSSLTIDVSGWLNSQAMNQTCLVASDDPRIGWYWSRGDRFVLVGHGSVLRDPAICYFVTDRTVDQDILNKCGLRQLITFGSGIKKIIVYGKRHDNQAF
- a CDS encoding FAD-dependent oxidoreductase, translating into MKKRQVSRRVVIIGAVAVGPKVACRVKRLDPNAHVLMIDQDEFISYGGCGIPFFVSGDVSDVKELMSTSFHMLRDPKFFRNVKGVEVRTRTRATEILRETKEVVVEDLNTGKVEKIPYDYLVLATGATPRRLPIPGSDHPDVFTVSNLHDAVAIREKLSRGEVGTAVVIGGGPIGCEMAEALADMWGVEVSVVEILPTLLPAFLEPPLARIVQKHMEEKGVSVYTGETVEEIREENGTFRVKTGRRTLSADIVIQAVGVNPRGELAVKAGLMTTPKGAIAVNERLQTSDPFIYAGGDCIEVPHLVTGRYVHIPMGSLANRQGRVIGTNIAGGYATFEGVVGSFCLKVFDLGLATTGITYEQALKEGFDPVRAYVVQSDRAHFYPTQGLMYMALIADRKTRRILGAQGIGKNGDAVVGRINSIAALLQLGGTLNHLSNLEIAYAPPFASAMDIVNAAANTAENIIEGLNDTIDPDEFIEVFLGEDSGDRVRVLDVRSPVNARPFVERFGERWINIPQEELLDRLAEVPEVENLMVFCNSGLRSYEALRQISHHLGRKARNVQGGAALIKMAGLLPENGDD
- a CDS encoding metal-dependent hydrolase, whose protein sequence is MQSLNHRLVSVAFLAFANGTLPELSYAFFMASIPDQIERIGRKKVLRHRGWSHDLALWAFLLALFTWPGLVPPLLFALKGEGLLRFRTWVLIYPGFIHVIMDALTPKGIPVLGKFRLRIPLFSYGKWKEYIFSWVCLGASMMVHASTIVKSLTLLLKRIFIL
- the gatC gene encoding Asp-tRNA(Asn)/Glu-tRNA(Gln) amidotransferase subunit GatC, coding for MDRAKITVEEVRNIARLARISLDKDEEGSMVSELGTILDYVEKLNEISTEGVEPLHHPLERSNVYREDEYGNPLKREDALANAPRTDGVFFIVSRVI
- the gatA gene encoding Asp-tRNA(Asn)/Glu-tRNA(Gln) amidotransferase subunit GatA, with amino-acid sequence MSRGSGSVLRWDIHELRRHILKGEVTATEVVKASLERIREMNGLLNAFITVLEESSIEEAEKLDKNPELLKKLPLGGVPVAVKDCLCTQKVRTTCGSKILENFCPPFNATCVSRLREAGAVIVGKTNMDEFAMGSSTEHSAYGPSRNPWDTDRVPGGSSGGSAVAVASGMVPAALGTDTGGSIRLPAAFCGVVGLKPTYGRVSRYGLIEFASSFDQAGPITRTAKDAALMLQIIAGHDPLDSTSVPEPVHSYVDLLEQSPFPCRVGIPREYFSYEINGEISGAIEKAMDVLKKLGAEFVDVSLPHTDYGVAAYYIIAPAEASSNLARYDGVKYGFRAQTDFPDLMEMYLKTRAVGFGKEVKRRIMLGTYVLSAGYYEAYYGKASQVRRLIQQDFLKAFEQCDVLFTPVSPTLPFRIGEKVDNPLAMYLTDVFTLPASLAGIPGISVPCSMSSGGLPIAFQLLAPYFREDLLLRMAHAYQKETGGLPLPLD
- a CDS encoding M48 family metallopeptidase — translated: MKRIALLCFFVLILSPLFDGAVALERADEEKLGREIVQKVEERYGFFTDPDVVMYVRRVGDRIVSAIDDPSYRYQFYVVNQEVPNAFTIPGGHVFINKGLIKILDGEGELASILAHEIAHAQARHIHRQLELQKAVAVTTLAAGIVSALLGSDPSLSQAVAIGGAAGSETLALAYSRDHEREADQIGTRYLIKAGYGPEDAVRALKRLADRTWGGNPGVPDYLKTHPGVFERIDRLSLMTADYGPGTQSPEKGDTEFYFVKALVYARSGDLTGLESLINRWEKQGIDNCIIEFARALYFNGRSDYSAAVEKATRARDLCGLNSYTAAVLADSYFKMGKSSEAEKVLMRAVLADGADPGLHYRLAIVSQERGDYSEALKHLKAISPEDRLFFRDYDYRLGTVLGVLGRLGEAHEALGDYYKREGDFRLAKFHYRKAVEHTADPVKKKEIMKKMGSGRVEDPSRP